The genomic region GACTTCACCCCCATCACCTCGCCCAACCGACTCGTGGCAATCGCATACCCTATACACCCCTCAAACCCATACGCATTGAACAACTTTACCGGATCGCTCACATCGTCATACCAGGACATCCCGCATCGGCTATCGTAAACCTCATCTACGACAAATTGCCACAACGCCATCATCCGCTCTTCTTCGTCCAGATCCCGTCCGCCTATCGCCTCTTTTGCCATCGCCTCCACCGACCACCAATCCCGCTGTCCATTTGCCACCAACCACGGATTCACCAAATCTGTCTCACCCGTATTTTCGATCACCACATAAAGATTTGGCTCAAACACCTGATCATAGGGAGGCATACTCGAATTAGGCCCCGGGCAATACACTTCCGGCCCAAGGGTTACAGCATTCGACTCATCTACATACCCACCCATCCGAACCTCAAACACCTCTGCCTTCTCCGTCAGCTCGACCTGTTTCTCACAAGGCGTCCGGGGCACATGCGCCTCAACGGATTCCAGATCCCCCAACTCATCTTGCTCCAGATACTGAGCAGAACCAACGGCGATATAATAATACGTCTTCCCCGGTAGCAAATCCGCCGCATCCACAAACCGATCTTCTCGGGCAACGCCGACTTCTTTAAACACACCATCCGCCCGATCCGCGCGATAGATTCGCATCCCCCGAGCGTCCTTGCACGCCACCTGCATCGTAACGCAATTGACAGCCGTATCCAAAATTTTAAGTATCATATCCGATCTCCCTTCCAATCAAAGCGGAAAATCGCTTGATGGATCATCCACACACATGTTATATTTCCTCAAATCTTTCCTCCAACCGCCATTCTCAGGAGACACGCCATGAAACTCGTCGAAACCGATCCCAACTCCGGCGCTGAAATCTACCAGCTCATCGACGATCCCCGTCCCGCCGACAACATCTATGGCGAACAACCCTATTCCTCGGCTGATGGAAGCCGCGTCACAATCCGATATTATCCCCAAAACGATCAGGACGGTGGCCTATCCTTCCTCGACCTCACAGACGGCAGCCTCCACACCGTACTCGACGAAGCCCCCCATTTCCCCGCCTTCCACGCCTGGGGCGAACACCTCTACTATCAGCAACAAGACGGGGACGCGCTTGTACTCAAACGCTGCAACTATCAGACCCTCGAAAAAGAAGACATCACAACTTTGCCGACCGAAGAGGGCCGATTTAGCTACGGCACCACTTCCCAGGACGGGCGTTACTACGCTGCCAGCGTCCATCCCGAAGGCGGATCGAGCAAAGTCTGGTGTACAGACCTCTCAACCGGGAAAAGCAGCACCCTCGCCCAGCGGGACGACTACCACTTCAAACACGAACAATTCTCCCTCGACGGCAACAACCGCATCCTCATTCAAGCCAACAAAATGCCCGACGTCAAATTCGTCCACCTCGGCGCTCTTGAACCCGATCGCGAAGGCATCACATGGTTTCCCGTTGATCGTCCCCACACGCCGCGCCCCACCGGTCACGAAGCGTGGATTGGCACAACCGACCACATCTTCATCTCCACGGGACAAGACGAAGACAGCGAAGGCAACGTCTGGACTGCGGGCTTACGCGACAATGCCCCAAATCTGGTCAGCAAAACCCCCCACCGCTTTGGTCACGTCAGCGTCTCCCGCTGTGGCCGATACTGGGTCGGGGACGCCACCCAGGAAGAAAACATCCCCATCCACATCGGTTCCCTCGAATCGGGTCGTCACAAATGCCTCGTCCTCAGCCGCACCGAGCACGACAGCAACCAGTGGTCGCACACCCATCCTTACATGACCTCTGACAACGCGTGGCTCATCTACACCTCCAACCGCAACGGTCACCCCCAGGTCTATGGTGCAAAAATTCCACAGGAGTTCTTAGACAGTCTTTCGTAAACCTTCAAAACCCTCACCACCCATGTACCCCATGTCCCGCATCTGGAAACCAGATTATATCCACCACCTTGGAGACCCCAATCCCGAATAAATACCCCACAATCGCCCCGTACCAAAACGGTAAAGACCGCCGGTAAAGACTCACGCCTCCAAACTGGATGACAAAGGTCTTCATCAACCACACAATCAGCAAACAAAACCCGTATCGCCCCACAGGCAAAGCAATCGCCGCCGGATGAAACGGCCACCAGGACACCCGCGCCTTCAAATAAGTCAGCACGCCTGCCTCTGCAAACCCAAAAAACCACACCCCCAACTTCTGCGGATCGAATACCGTCAGCTTGCTCCCTTCAATCAACGACACCCTGCCCATCAACACACCCCAGTCCCACAGCGCCATGTGCCCATTCAGACCGCCCTCGGTATAACACCGGTAAAGCTGCGCGCCCACAGAAACCACAAAACCCGTCACAAACGCCACCGGGATGCACCCCCAAATTAGCGGATGCCGCCGCAGGTGATCGCCCAACATCCGAAAAAAATGCGTCACCGACGGAATACACGTAATCCGAATCGGCACCCCGCAAAGCGCATTGCTATTCACCAGCCAGATAGACGTCTGTGTCGCAGGTGGCAGATTCGACGTTCCGCCCAGCGCCAGGAGCACATCGGCTCCCTTTCCACCCGCAGGAGACAAAAAAATAAAACCCGTAGTCGCCGCGTATTTGGTAATCCCAAAAAAACAGATAAATAGCAACAGCAACTGCACCAGCATCACGGGAACCCGCATACCGGCAGACACCATCCACCCGCCCAAAAACACCGCCGAAGACAACAGCCCCAGCCACGCCGTGCGATAAGAAACCGGAGCTCCGTCATCACCCTCGCGCCCCCTTTCAAACGCCTTTTGCAGCGTCTCCCGCAAATGCCCCCTGGCGACCCACACCGACCATCCCACCAGAAAAACCAGCGCCCCGTGCGATTCCAGCATCGCGATCTCGCCGCCCATCGCTGGTTGCCCGGGCAAACCCACCGTAAACCCCGTGCGGTTCAGCAATCCCTTTTTCAAAATATTCACAAAATCGTAAAACCAGAAACTGAACAGAATATCCAGCGGGCACAAATACGCCAGCCCCATAATCATCGGCTGCACCCGCAAAAAATAATCCGGAAAATGATGTCCCAGAGGCACGGCTTTGTACGTGGTAGAATAAAACAGGGTAATAGGCGGCAAGCTGAGCGCGAAATACCCGATGATATTCCAGCCAATAATCCCCGCCACGAAACCGAACCCAATCCAGAACACCTTATTCTTAAACACATCCGGCACCCGACTGCCTGCAGACTGCCTGAGCATATCCATCGGGAACGTCGCCATCGGAAAAACCAGCCGCTCCTTCTCGTGCCACTGTTTGTAAAAAATTACACTCGAAAAAAACCCCGCCCCAACCAGCGACAAACACGCCATCAACCACCAGAACAGCGGCCGCACCCAGGCCAGCCACGGGATAGCCCCATCCACCTCCACCCCGGTAAACAACTGCCCGATCACCGCCTCCGATTCCTCTGGAAACAGCCAGCGCGGGAAATAGGGCATCACCACCTCTCGCATCCGGTTCTCAGGCGAGGCATAGTGAGCCGGAGCCACAATATCGGTCACCATATACATCGCCCACCCAATACCCGGCAAATTCCCCACCAGCCACACCATGAAAAACACCGTCAACATCTCCATCCGGGACAGTGCCCACCCCCGCGCAAACAGCTTCAACACCGTATTGATCCCCAGCCACACCACAAACGGCAGAGCCACTGCTACGGGCATGTAATTCTTCACCAGATTCCGCCCGAAATAGGACATGAAAAGCGCCATCCCCACAATCGTGAGCACACCTATCACCAGCGCGCGTCCCGTCACCCGTTCTCGGAGTACTCCAGATTGTTCTTCCACCACCTGCTTTTCATCGATAGCCATCTCCCACCCTTTTTGGTCATCGCAATTGCTTCAACAAGCCCAAAGCCGCATCGACAATCTGCTCGCCACACCCCGGCGCAAAGACGCTCGCCTCCGGCTCATATCCCCCTTCTTCATAAGACTGCCTCGTCGGCAAATACCCCACCGAATCATTGGCTAACTCGATCACTATAGTCTGCGAAAACGGAGATCGGGCTTTCAAATCCAACCCCAGTTCCACCAGCAACTCCCCCGGCACAGCCGCAATCCCCAGGTCTCCAATGCGAAGTGCCTGCACCCATGTCCGCACCCGATCCGGCACATCGGCCATGCGCCTGGTTATTCGGCGCACCAAAGCGCGCTCGGCCATCGTGGGACGCTCCATGGCCTCAATCTCCTCCACACGCGCCATGTCCGCCTCAGAAGGCTTTGGCTTGCGCGCCAGAACCACCTCTTGCATCGCCGCCCCAAGAGACACATCGGACGCAAAATCCATCTCATTCCACGCCCACAGAACGCCCGCTGCAATCAAACCCGCCACCCGTTCCGCATGCAGAGAACGGTCTTTCACAGGGCGCTTATCCCCCAGCACATCTATATTATTGATATCCCCACACGCGCCATTTGAAAGCGCAGCGACAAAAGAGGCATTCCGCATCCGCTGAATCAGCGTTGAAAAAATCCCAAAATAATCCGCGGAGATCGAATACGCGGATTCGGGCATACCGATATAATGCAGTGCGTAATTGGCCAGCAAACCAATCGCCCCCCCAGCAACCCCCGGCAAACACAGCACGCCAAACTCCGGATCAATAGGTCCCAGATGCGCCACGAACTCGGGATTGCCCACACCGGGATTCGAGCGCACCGATCCATCGCGCATGCGATAGCGGCGGTTAAAAACCACGCGGTCCTCAAGAGCTTGCCCAAACCCCACCTGCGCTGGCTTTCGGTTCTGCCACGCCAGCCTCACGGCATCGGCAATCCGATCGATCAAAAACGCCGTATAAGCATCATCGCCCGTGACAGCCCCCGTGTGCGTATGCGTGCAAGAAATCAAAACCCGTTCTGCACTCAGTTCCGTCTCCTTCGCAATTCGCTCCTTAGCGCGGTCCAGGTAATCCCGCTTCACCCCGATCAAATCGCACACCACAATTGCCACACCTTCCCCTTCTCGTTCCACCACAAAACTGCGCACATGCAATGGATCGCGCACCTTTTCTGCAAACCGATCCTCAAACGATCCCGGAATCATTGTACCCAGCGGTGGTGTGATATCCAGACATGCAACCCCTGCGGTGATCATAGGACACTCCTTTAATAGTCATTCAACCCATTTCAAACTGTCGCTTCAAAAACTCAACCGTCGCCCTGTAAAACCGCGCCTGAATCGCCCCTTGATCCTCCTCTGCTACATCCTCTCGCATCCGCACCACGCACGCCACGCCCAGCGCATCCATCTTCTCCTTCAGCACCTGTCCGAATATCGGATGGTGGATTCCCTGCCCCGCATCCGGCTCGGGATCCATCGGCAAATTTGGTGTGGTGTACCACAACATCACGGGCGGCGCGTCTTTAGACACATAATTGATTGCCGAAGCTGCTTTAAACATCGCCCGGGCCTCCGGCTTATCGAATTCCTCGGGAGAAAATCCAAAAAATAGCTGTAGCGCCTCGTGCGCATACGCCGGCCCCGAAATAATCGTACGGATAAAATGCGGATCGTAAGAACACTGCCCCTGCCACGACGCCACGCACGTTAGCTGTGTAGATTGCCGGGCCACCGGATCTTCGCTTTCCGGCTCTGCTTCTTCCCCGCGAAACCCGATCCACATCGAAATCCCGGCCCCAGCAGATCCACCTCCTGCCGCCACCCGAGAAGCGTCCAAATTCCACTCCTCTGCCTTCCACCGGATAAACTGAATTGCCCGCTGGCTGTGCTCCATCGCCGCCGGATACCGATCCGTTCCCGAAAGCGGATAATTGATAGCCGCCACAGAAATACCCGCCTCCAGACAACCTTTCAGCAACACCTGCGAAATCCCTGCTTTGTCCCCACCCCGAAATCCCCCACCGTGAATATACACATACACTGGTGCCGGATCTTTCGAATCCGCCTGATAAAGATCTACCACATCCCGATCGTGATCCCCATAAGCCACATCTTGAAAAGTCGGTTCGCTCATTTTTTCCCCTTGAAAATCTCAGTTATACATCCTCGAAATTGTACGTGTACGGCCTCCGATAGCACTGGTCGAGTTTACCTCGCCATGCTCCTAAAACACCGCGCAGATCGTCATTCCGTATATTCTGGAGAAACCATTCGGGAACCTCGTAATGCCGCATATTGCAGTAGAAGGGCGGAATAAATGTATAAGTCATCGAATACCGCGTATTCTCGGTCAGGATATGGGGTGCCGAATGCATCAGCGATTCCGTAAACAGGAAAGCGTCTCCCGCGCTACAAGTGGCCTCAATAGGCTCACAGAACTTACTCACTTCCGCGTAGTCACCGTGAACCTTGTGCGACTTATCCATAGCCAAGGTCCCGCCATCACCAGATCCCACATCCGTCAGGAATACAAAGAAATTCAGATAAGGGAAATGGTGCATTCCCGGGTGACACTCGTCTTCGTACGTTCCCCACTTTGGCGCACTACCGCGATGCCAGCCCTTCTTATAGCTCATGTCTTGCTTGTATTTTTGGACCTCTTTAGCGTTATGACGAAAATCAGCAGGTCGCTTGATAAAAGCCCAGGAATTCTTGAGTGTGGCTGCAATACCGCCGATCTCAGTGTACGCTTCCAGGATGCAGGGAATTTTGATGAACTCGATAAAAGAGTCGTCCCGAAGAATGAGGGTATCTATTCGAGTGGTCGTCATGTCATTGCCCGTCAGCGACCAAATGCCAGACGCGATGCGATCTAACGTGGACTTATAAGCGTTTATTTTTTTTCGTTCCAATACGCCCTCCAGTCGCACCCAACCGTGTTCTTCAAAATGCTGACGCATTTCTGATATCATAACCCTCTCCTTTTAACCCATATTGGACTCGACCATGCAAAATCGCCCTGTGCCACCTGCAGATTTCCACAGCGCCCACCCATCGGCACCCGGCGAAGCGGCTTTAGTCTAACCTCTAAATAATAAAAATGTTCTCCAACACCTGGCTCATCTTCAAACCTCAAAACGGCCTGTTCTTTTCCGACCCATTGCTCCAGCACCTGCTCTCCATCCCTGAACAGCGCGACCTCCTGCACCATTCGGGATGCCTGTACCCTGCAGATTAATTGTACCTGCCCTGCCACCTCCACCTCCGATCCCATGGGCATTCCGTTCACCCGCACATCCAGCACAACACGAGCACCGTTGGTGGCAAAACACCGCCGTGCCCACAGAGCTTCAAATAGCGCCTCTCGGGTCAACGCCTCGGCCCACACACCCGTCAGAGCACCACCCATCCCGGGCACAATCCGATGGGAATCGCTATTCCCCATAAACGCCAGGCGATAGCCCTGCCGCAGTGCCTCTGGAATCGTATCCCGCATCTGAATGTAAATATCCCAGCACGAACACAGTTCCACACCCCCGAGCCGACTGCTCGGAATCACCCACCAGGTGGGATGGTGTGGAAATGTAAAAGCCCGCGTCCTCTCCATCGCTGCCACCCACTTCTCCAGTGTATCCGCATCGGACTCAGTAAAATGATACAGAGGCACTGCCCCATCTGGAAATAGCATAATCCGATGATTCGGTCCACTCTCCGATTCCTTGCGATAGGTGCGTTCATAGGCGGGAACGGCCACAAATCGTCCAGGATCGTTAAAGTGATCGGCCTCCGCCAAAATCAGTTCGAGCTCTGATGGCGTGAGAATATTATCGTAAAGCGCATCATTATCCGTCACCGCCATAAAATCCAGCCGTGCTTTGTAGCGCCCATACGCGTAATTCTCGTCGATCTCGCCCTCCGCATCACCCGATAGATTGCCGTGACAATGGAGATCTCCCCAATAAAGCTTATAGGTCTTTCCCTCCACCTCTATTTCGGGCCGCTGATCAAACACAGGCGGTTCGGGCAGTCGGATCGGCCGCCACGACCGCCACGCCGAAGACGGGTGTTCCTCCACGGACCGCGCCCGATCCAGTGGCAAATACCCGGCACAGATATCCGCATAATATCGCCCCTCGGAAATCTGGGCGGCAAATGGCAACCCCCCATCCACCACCGATAAATCTCCATTCACTGTATAGGCGTGTACCTCACCATCTACCTCGCAGGACCGCCCCTGATTTCTCCCGGTCAGGGGACGAGCGTAAAACAGCGCATCCGGACCGTGCCGGTTGACCAACTCGTCCTCTTTGCGCTCATAAAGAACCCAGACATCTCCATTCATTTC from Gemmatimonadota bacterium harbors:
- a CDS encoding alpha/beta hydrolase; this encodes MSEPTFQDVAYGDHDRDVVDLYQADSKDPAPVYVYIHGGGFRGGDKAGISQVLLKGCLEAGISVAAINYPLSGTDRYPAAMEHSQRAIQFIRWKAEEWNLDASRVAAGGGSAGAGISMWIGFRGEEAEPESEDPVARQSTQLTCVASWQGQCSYDPHFIRTIISGPAYAHEALQLFFGFSPEEFDKPEARAMFKAASAINYVSKDAPPVMLWYTTPNLPMDPEPDAGQGIHHPIFGQVLKEKMDALGVACVVRMREDVAEEDQGAIQARFYRATVEFLKRQFEMG
- a CDS encoding phytanoyl-CoA dioxygenase family protein, translating into MISEMRQHFEEHGWVRLEGVLERKKINAYKSTLDRIASGIWSLTGNDMTTTRIDTLILRDDSFIEFIKIPCILEAYTEIGGIAATLKNSWAFIKRPADFRHNAKEVQKYKQDMSYKKGWHRGSAPKWGTYEDECHPGMHHFPYLNFFVFLTDVGSGDGGTLAMDKSHKVHGDYAEVSKFCEPIEATCSAGDAFLFTESLMHSAPHILTENTRYSMTYTFIPPFYCNMRHYEVPEWFLQNIRNDDLRGVLGAWRGKLDQCYRRPYTYNFEDV
- a CDS encoding DUF3604 domain-containing protein; protein product: MERLQIRLSEHRRGHVDKDPALTVDGSGRFWVAWHGYRPKEDRILVRSFKGQQRGPLLVVSEDAGINFQPRIACGGDAVWVVWCAVREGRWCVLARSPDEMGEVVRLAEAEASLAFPNVTSDSEGRIWVVWTALVGRRRRVFGRCLDGNRWAEVVDLSLGGGDHYRPVLCGHAGGAWVAYQTLQNGACDLFLRKWTPDGVGRPEKFSLTDDWELFPRLCLDGSNGVWATWVVTRDVIHPKGFVDHKVEAMASHFDGRSWTPYRGLDRTMPEGYVAHLYDGLLGREHYMGFVGWRRRPQIVREMNGDVWVLYERKEDELVNRHGPDALFYARPLTGRNQGRSCEVDGEVHAYTVNGDLSVVDGGLPFAAQISEGRYYADICAGYLPLDRARSVEEHPSSAWRSWRPIRLPEPPVFDQRPEIEVEGKTYKLYWGDLHCHGNLSGDAEGEIDENYAYGRYKARLDFMAVTDNDALYDNILTPSELELILAEADHFNDPGRFVAVPAYERTYRKESESGPNHRIMLFPDGAVPLYHFTESDADTLEKWVAAMERTRAFTFPHHPTWWVIPSSRLGGVELCSCWDIYIQMRDTIPEALRQGYRLAFMGNSDSHRIVPGMGGALTGVWAEALTREALFEALWARRCFATNGARVVLDVRVNGMPMGSEVEVAGQVQLICRVQASRMVQEVALFRDGEQVLEQWVGKEQAVLRFEDEPGVGEHFYYLEVRLKPLRRVPMGGRCGNLQVAQGDFAWSSPIWVKRRGL